A window of Erpetoichthys calabaricus chromosome 12, fErpCal1.3, whole genome shotgun sequence contains these coding sequences:
- the LOC114663135 gene encoding potassium voltage-gated channel subfamily E member 2-like → MNCTASPCLAPCFRELLEEFRNRTQTSSADKEKNAHLFIIVIVVFYAAIAMALLLAYIKSRKLENKNDPYHIYIKKNWNVAEGARALESDRDSVEIEQLLN, encoded by the coding sequence ATGAACTGCACCGCCAGCCCGTGTCTCGCCCCCTGCTTTAGGGAATTGCTCGAAGAATTCCGCAACCGAACACAGACGTCTAGCGCCGATAAGGAGAAGAATGCGCATTTATTCATCATTGTTATCGTTGTATTCTACGCCGCTATCGCCATGGCCCTGCTACTTGCCTACATCAAATCCAGGAAGCTCGAGAATAAAAACGACCCTTACCACATCTATATTAAGAAAAACTGGAACGTGGCCGAGGGAGCCCGAGCGCTCGAGTCGGACCGCGATAGCGTGGAGATCGAGCAGCTGCTGAACTGA